A portion of the Oxynema aestuarii AP17 genome contains these proteins:
- a CDS encoding GAF domain-containing sensor histidine kinase, with amino-acid sequence MGEQTTSFSDLQAVGQWAIETNLNPMARMRPSRVRTTDLGCDRRTPTDRLGCRSQKKNMGVPEHLDLTRVRRETVSPLEAQRLAAIERWGLLEADIVPIFEEATQKAAEFLGIPICTVGIVDREREYLRAGVGLDELDLPPHADGEYAIARADSLSNRTVATGQVCAIRDTASDPDLARLSWVRDYGIRAYLGLPLHASDGCCVGTLAVMDLAPRTFRISEIQFLEMTARWMMSEVERRRSLGIGLGCMARTRANSERTLFQLKLKALEFLTQELRNPLTTMMGMAQVLNQEVYGPVKPKQKEYLNIIYSSGEYLLSLIDQILALRKLDDAIGVLNPIAVDVEMLCQQAIDQLDAIAKRRDQEIHLSVEPGDRIWRLDKTIVRQILYHLLFKLIQVANPGGVVRVHVSRKGDRLKIALWLSHPWLDEGLPPPDLFSCSLVTGESPSPVAVAVSEGVVSDSEATVGAIAPESAARRTVNEASHEQIGLLLSCDLAELHGGTISIEGSSELGYRYVLSLPRTRNVEEIS; translated from the coding sequence GTGGGGGAACAGACGACCTCGTTTTCCGATCTCCAAGCGGTAGGACAGTGGGCGATCGAAACTAATTTGAATCCAATGGCGAGGATGCGGCCATCTAGGGTGCGGACAACGGATCTGGGGTGCGATCGCCGTACTCCAACTGACCGCTTGGGCTGTAGATCGCAGAAGAAAAATATGGGAGTTCCCGAACATCTTGACCTTACTCGTGTCCGTCGCGAGACCGTTTCCCCTTTGGAAGCGCAACGACTGGCGGCGATCGAGCGATGGGGATTGCTCGAAGCCGATATCGTGCCGATTTTTGAAGAGGCTACCCAAAAAGCTGCGGAATTTCTCGGCATTCCGATCTGTACGGTCGGTATTGTCGATCGCGAACGCGAATATTTGCGGGCGGGGGTGGGGTTGGACGAACTCGACCTGCCCCCCCACGCCGACGGCGAATACGCGATCGCCCGAGCCGATTCGTTGAGCAATCGGACTGTGGCAACCGGGCAAGTCTGTGCGATTCGCGATACGGCGAGCGATCCGGACTTGGCGCGGCTGAGTTGGGTTCGCGACTACGGGATCCGCGCCTATTTAGGATTGCCCTTGCACGCCAGCGACGGTTGCTGTGTCGGCACCTTGGCGGTGATGGATCTGGCGCCGCGTACTTTTAGAATCTCCGAGATTCAGTTTTTAGAAATGACTGCTCGCTGGATGATGAGCGAAGTGGAACGGCGACGTTCTCTCGGAATCGGTCTCGGTTGCATGGCGCGGACTCGGGCTAATTCCGAACGGACTTTGTTTCAGTTGAAGCTCAAAGCTCTGGAATTTCTGACCCAGGAACTGCGCAATCCCCTGACGACGATGATGGGGATGGCTCAAGTTCTCAATCAGGAAGTTTACGGGCCGGTGAAACCGAAGCAAAAAGAATATCTCAATATCATTTACAGTAGCGGTGAATATTTACTGTCGTTAATCGATCAAATTCTGGCTTTGCGCAAGCTCGACGACGCGATCGGAGTGTTGAATCCGATTGCCGTCGATGTGGAAATGCTCTGCCAGCAGGCGATCGACCAACTCGATGCGATCGCCAAACGACGGGATCAAGAAATTCACTTGTCCGTGGAACCGGGCGATCGCATTTGGCGCCTGGATAAGACGATCGTCCGTCAAATTCTCTACCACCTGCTGTTTAAGTTGATTCAAGTGGCTAATCCCGGCGGCGTGGTGCGCGTTCACGTCTCGCGCAAGGGCGATCGGTTGAAAATTGCCCTGTGGCTGTCTCATCCTTGGTTGGATGAGGGCTTGCCTCCCCCTGACTTGTTTTCCTGTTCCCTGGTTACTGGGGAGAGTCCCAGTCCCGTTGCCGTAGCGGTTTCGGAGGGGGTGGTGTCGGACTCGGAAGCGACGGTCGGCGCGATCGCCCCCGAGAGTGCGGCGCGACGGACGGTGAACGAAGCCAGCCACGAACAGATCGGCTTGTTGCTCAGTTGCGACCTCGCCGAACTGCACGGGGGGACGATCTCCATTGAAGGATCCTCGGAATTGGGCTATCGATATGTGTTGAGTCTGCCCCGCACGAGGAACGTTGAGGAAATTTCCTAG